From Rutidosis leptorrhynchoides isolate AG116_Rl617_1_P2 chromosome 3, CSIRO_AGI_Rlap_v1, whole genome shotgun sequence, a single genomic window includes:
- the LOC139901447 gene encoding toll/interleukin-1 receptor-like protein has protein sequence MALPRANGNSYDVFLSFRGEDTRQTFTDHLYEALEQAGIHTFRDSDDAERGEDLKLEIESAIKASDASIIVLSENYATSTWCLDEISLILDQRRDGNHFVLPLFYLVDPSDVGKHKKRFDIAANSSRRRWTVENVNRWKAALMEVVGVIGMCLVGYTSIFFLLE, from the coding sequence TAACAGTTACGATGTCTTTTTGAGCTTTAGAGGCGAAGATACTCGTCAAACTTTTACTGATCATCTCTATGAGGCGTTGGAGCAGGCAGGAATTCACACTTTTAGAGACAGTGACGATGCCGAAAGAGGCGAAGACCTGAAGCTAGAAATTGAGAGTGCAATTAAAGCATCTGATGCTTCAATAATTGTTTTGTCTGAAAACTATGCAACTTCAACGTGGTGCCTTGATGAGATCTCGTTGATCCTTGATCAAAGGAGGGATGGCAATCATTTCGTTTTGCCCCTTTTTTATCTTGTGGATCCTTCAGATGTTGGTAAACACAAAAAAAGATTCGATATTGCAGCCAATTCCTCCAGACGACGATGGACAGTTGAGAACGTCAATAGGTGGAAGGCAGCACTTATGGAGGTTGTTGGTGTAATCGGCATGTGTCTTGTTGGGTATACATCCATTTTCTTTCTTCTAGAATAA